In one window of Myxococcales bacterium DNA:
- a CDS encoding VWA domain-containing protein produces the protein MDVLSRLADLPREPAPDAAPREMPPPLAEDFDDFLRLFDELRGLVPASFFLMFKIARVLKTPEAQLTGQLKGFFDVCEQADRTAPTDKPEPSRLAEQVPILDDHNPQFGVRRIKGIEEIGAAMPGDVAIEDFTDLMRLAEERQLNVRVLMRDGSAEAGAQTAPIRESGARQMTNAAEQKLYILFDRSYSMWYRNRMLFAKVLAIEYLRRKKKTGARLFLRYFDFEVYDLERMATAAEIDALIRKLLYIEPGGKGTDINHALEVAARDIQFDGLLEKAEIMLITDGMDRIDPAHVREVLGEKTKLHVVKIGRDCAEPQQAEIKDMIEKDQSIAGLSRDQIAQHYQRQITTAWEQVAETLVETDDLDAKELDLGDAEIDFALQAVEQIVALPTGGLSLAESELQFRKASFVEGFIDMLLESAEDSEVIARRQADLKSAKQKLYDFKIRLAAVSSMVMNLLASKEIHFVTDKNLRKQAKKSNMTLEDLHRMQESGDLYLKLKLGRSGDAPPSGGEGLSLWKLLGMIAKSTARAMTGWLFKGEKEEAPDGEAPPAAEAAPEKPETEKK, from the coding sequence ATGGACGTTCTGAGCCGACTGGCCGATCTGCCCCGCGAACCGGCGCCGGACGCCGCGCCGCGCGAGATGCCGCCGCCGCTGGCGGAAGACTTCGACGACTTCCTGCGGTTGTTCGACGAATTGCGCGGCCTGGTGCCGGCGTCGTTCTTCCTGATGTTCAAGATCGCGCGGGTGCTCAAGACGCCCGAGGCGCAGCTCACCGGCCAGCTCAAGGGTTTCTTCGACGTCTGCGAGCAGGCCGACCGTACCGCGCCGACCGACAAGCCCGAGCCCTCGCGCCTCGCCGAGCAGGTGCCGATTCTCGACGACCACAACCCGCAATTCGGCGTCCGGCGCATCAAGGGCATCGAGGAAATCGGCGCCGCCATGCCCGGCGACGTGGCGATCGAGGATTTCACCGACCTGATGCGGCTGGCCGAGGAACGCCAGTTGAACGTCCGCGTGCTGATGCGCGACGGTTCCGCCGAAGCCGGGGCGCAGACCGCGCCGATCCGCGAATCCGGCGCGCGCCAAATGACCAACGCCGCCGAGCAGAAGCTCTACATCCTGTTCGACCGCTCGTATTCGATGTGGTACCGCAACCGGATGCTGTTCGCCAAGGTGCTGGCGATCGAGTACCTGCGGCGCAAGAAAAAAACCGGCGCGCGCCTGTTTCTGCGCTACTTCGATTTCGAGGTCTACGACCTGGAGCGGATGGCCACCGCCGCCGAGATCGACGCGCTGATCCGCAAGCTTTTGTACATCGAGCCGGGCGGCAAGGGCACCGACATCAACCACGCCCTCGAGGTCGCGGCGCGGGACATCCAGTTCGACGGCCTGCTGGAAAAGGCCGAGATCATGCTGATCACCGACGGCATGGACCGGATCGACCCGGCGCACGTGCGCGAGGTGCTCGGCGAAAAAACCAAGCTGCACGTGGTGAAGATCGGCCGCGACTGCGCCGAGCCGCAGCAGGCCGAAATCAAGGACATGATCGAGAAGGACCAGAGCATCGCCGGCCTCTCGCGCGACCAGATCGCCCAGCACTACCAGCGCCAGATCACCACGGCGTGGGAGCAGGTGGCCGAGACGCTGGTGGAGACCGACGACCTGGACGCGAAGGAGCTGGATCTGGGCGACGCGGAAATCGACTTCGCGCTGCAGGCCGTGGAGCAGATCGTCGCCCTGCCGACGGGCGGCCTGTCGCTGGCCGAGTCGGAGCTGCAGTTCCGCAAGGCGTCGTTCGTCGAGGGCTTCATCGACATGCTGCTGGAGAGCGCCGAGGACAGCGAGGTCATCGCCCGGCGGCAGGCCGACCTGAAGAGCGCCAAGCAGAAGCTGTACGATTTCAAGATCCGGCTGGCGGCGGTCAGCAGCATGGTGATGAACCTGCTGGCGAGCAAGGAAATCCACTTCGTCACCGACAAGAACCTGCGCAAGCAGGCCAAGAAATCCAACATGACGCTCGAGGACCTACACCGGATGCAGGAATCGGGCGACCTGTACCTGAAGCTGAAACTCGGGCGCAGCGGCGACGCACCGCCGAGCGGCGGCGAGGGGCTGTCGTTGTGGAAGCTGCTGGGCATGATCGCCAAGAGCACGGCGCGGGCGATGACCGGCTGGCTGTTCAAGGGCGAAAAGGAAGAGGCGCCGGACGGCGAGGCGCCGCCCGCCGCCGAGGCCGCGCCGGAAAAACCGGAGACGGAGAAGAAATAA
- a CDS encoding AtpZ/AtpI family protein: MKSEKPRLDMQTIREGTTVGAVGLEMGMSVIIGYTVGYYLDKWLGTHPIMTIIWIGFGLGAAGKALYIAYLRAKNIGKSDDDEPTAGGSRPV; this comes from the coding sequence GTGAAATCCGAGAAACCCCGCCTGGACATGCAAACCATCCGCGAAGGCACGACCGTCGGCGCGGTCGGGCTGGAAATGGGCATGAGCGTCATCATCGGCTACACGGTCGGGTATTATCTCGACAAGTGGCTGGGCACGCATCCCATCATGACGATCATCTGGATCGGTTTCGGGCTCGGGGCGGCCGGCAAGGCGCTGTATATCGCCTATTTGCGGGCGAAAAACATCGGTAAATCCGACGACGACGAACCCACTGCCGGCGGATCGCGGCCGGTTTAA
- a CDS encoding glycosyltransferase family 2 protein: protein MKTLSILVPVYNEAPTVAALLARVAETDLSALGLAREILVVDDGSTDDGAARIERFQREHPAAPVRLLRHAVNLGKGAAVRTALAAATGDICLIQDADLEYDPADYPLLLRPLLAGVSRVVYGSRWLAPRIPISGPLYALGGWLENKFLRLLYRTNITDIATCYKVIDTALLRELRLESTGFEFCPEVTAKLLNRRETIVEVPIRYDPRRKRDGKKIRWTDFFIALYTLCRIRLQRR from the coding sequence ATGAAGACCCTCAGCATCCTCGTGCCGGTTTACAACGAGGCACCGACCGTCGCGGCGCTGCTGGCGCGGGTGGCGGAGACGGATTTGTCCGCGCTGGGGCTGGCGCGCGAAATCCTGGTGGTCGACGACGGCTCGACGGACGACGGCGCGGCGCGAATTGAACGGTTCCAGCGCGAGCATCCCGCGGCGCCGGTCCGGTTGTTGCGGCACGCGGTCAACCTCGGCAAGGGCGCGGCGGTGCGCACGGCGCTGGCCGCCGCTACCGGCGACATCTGCCTGATCCAGGATGCCGACCTCGAGTACGATCCGGCCGATTATCCGTTGCTGCTGCGGCCGTTGCTGGCCGGCGTCAGCCGCGTGGTCTACGGTTCGCGGTGGCTCGCGCCGCGCATCCCCATCTCGGGGCCGCTCTACGCGCTGGGGGGCTGGCTCGAAAACAAGTTCCTGCGCCTGTTGTACCGCACCAACATCACCGACATCGCCACCTGCTACAAGGTGATCGACACGGCGCTCTTGCGCGAGTTGCGCCTGGAATCGACCGGTTTCGAGTTCTGCCCCGAGGTGACGGCCAAGCTGCTCAACCGGCGGGAGACCATCGTCGAGGTGCCGATCCGCTACGATCCCCGGCGCAAGCGGGACGGCAAGAAGATCCGCTGGACCGATTTTTTCATCGCCCTGTACACCCTCTGCCGCATCCGGCTTCAGCGGCGGTAG
- a CDS encoding radical SAM protein: MKPIHTSSPCPICGEPVPAALVERDGDLFLRRECPRDGASESFFWRDAALYERAHGLRHPELLPEGPLDLERGAADGFLTTFAVDVTTRCNLACPTCVTDAGAAAAPDPTPAEILSWVPDYSRRAGGFRPNISLVGGESTLRDDLPEIIRGLIAKGIVPRLNSNGLLLLDEARVDRLWQAGLRWVILQFDGFSPEISRLFRGRDLIADKQKVIELLARKGFAIQLAVMVQRGVNDGEVGEILRFAAAAPGVSRVSFYPRSRLGRFADEKRAATDAADVIAALERTTGGEVTRRDILDAKRVGRLLFRLTGHPMFRQRVCIYPFLLLRRGSRLLPVSRLFSPAGLLRDPGAAVKLAWLARKILRPDQGGFGDDLLFVNIEKFYDREAFDLREARNCHHVYLSARGAYPFCVYNAFHRAGGGCESGR; this comes from the coding sequence ATGAAGCCGATCCACACCAGCAGCCCTTGCCCGATTTGCGGCGAACCGGTTCCCGCCGCGCTCGTGGAGCGCGACGGCGACCTGTTTTTGCGGCGTGAATGCCCGCGCGACGGCGCGAGCGAAAGCTTCTTCTGGCGCGACGCGGCGTTGTACGAACGCGCCCACGGCCTGCGTCATCCCGAGTTGCTGCCGGAGGGCCCGCTCGACCTGGAACGCGGCGCGGCCGACGGGTTTCTCACCACCTTCGCCGTCGACGTGACGACCCGCTGCAACCTCGCCTGCCCGACCTGCGTGACCGACGCGGGAGCGGCGGCGGCGCCGGACCCGACGCCGGCGGAAATCCTTTCGTGGGTGCCCGATTATTCGCGTCGCGCGGGCGGTTTCCGGCCCAACATCAGCCTGGTGGGCGGCGAGTCGACCCTGCGCGACGACCTGCCGGAAATCATTCGCGGACTGATCGCCAAGGGCATCGTGCCGCGCCTCAACTCGAACGGCCTCTTGCTGCTGGACGAGGCGCGCGTCGACCGCCTGTGGCAAGCGGGCCTGCGCTGGGTGATTCTGCAATTCGACGGTTTTTCGCCGGAAATCTCGCGGTTGTTTCGCGGCCGCGACCTGATCGCCGACAAGCAAAAGGTCATCGAACTACTGGCCCGCAAGGGCTTCGCGATTCAACTGGCGGTGATGGTGCAACGCGGGGTGAACGACGGCGAGGTCGGCGAGATCCTGCGTTTCGCCGCCGCGGCGCCGGGCGTCTCGCGGGTGTCGTTCTATCCGCGCAGCCGCCTGGGCCGCTTCGCCGACGAAAAGCGCGCCGCGACCGACGCGGCCGACGTGATCGCCGCCCTCGAGCGGACGACCGGCGGCGAGGTGACCCGGCGCGACATCCTCGACGCCAAGCGGGTCGGCCGGCTGCTGTTCCGCCTGACCGGCCACCCGATGTTCCGCCAACGGGTCTGCATTTATCCGTTTCTGCTGTTGCGGCGCGGCTCGCGGCTGCTGCCCGTTTCGCGGCTGTTTTCGCCGGCGGGGCTGCTGCGCGATCCGGGCGCGGCGGTAAAATTGGCTTGGCTCGCGCGAAAGATCTTGCGCCCCGATCAAGGCGGCTTCGGCGACGACCTGCTGTTCGTCAATATCGAAAAATTCTACGACCGCGAGGCCTTCGATCTGCGGGAGGCGCGCAACTGCCACCACGTGTACCTGTCGGCGCGGGGCGCTTATCCGTTTTGCGTTTACAACGCGTTTCACCGCGCCGGCGGGGGCTGCGAGAGCGGCCGATGA